The DNA window AGGCCGACTCCGGGGTGTCGGCCACGACGCGCTTCAGCTCACCGACGCTGAGCATCGCGCCGGTCGGATTGCATGGATTGGCAAGGAAAACGAGCTTTGGGCCCGCGGCCAGCGCGGCACGCCAGGCGGCCGCGTCGAACCCGAACTCGGCGGTGACCGGGACCTTCTCCACCCTCGCGCCCATCATGCGCGGGAAGATCTCGTGCAGGCTGAACCCCGGCGCCTGGGTGGTCACCAGGTCACCCGGGTCGAGCACGGCCTGGCACAGCAACTCCAGGATGTTCTCCGAACCGTTGCCGAGCACCACGCGTTCCGCGGGCACGCCAAGGCTTTTTCCGATGGCTTCGGCCAGCCGCTTGCCCGTGGGGTCGGGATAGCGGGACACGCCGTCGGCCAGCCACCGGCGCACAGCTTCGGCGACCGCGGGCGAGGCACCGAACGGGCTCTCATTGTTGGACAGCTTGATCACACGGGCGGCGCCGCTGAGCGCGGCCACTTCGTCCGGGTCGGCGCCGGGATCGTAAGCGGGCAAGCCCGCCACCTCCCGGCGCACCAAGGACGCCGAGGTCGTGCTCACCAGAAATCGACCCTTTCCCCGCGTCCGTCCGCCAGCGCGAGATCGGCGATGTACCGGCCCAGCGCGGCGTCGGTGACCGCCATACCGCTGTTGTAGGCGAAAACCACGTCGGCGGGATCGCGCCGGGCGGGCGCCAGGCCGAGCAGGATGTCCGGCAGTTCGGCGTCCACCGGCGGAATGCTGCCGTCCGCGGCGCGCAGTTTCCCGCAGGTGACGTGCATTTGGGTGGTGTTGGTGGCGATCCGGTAGTCCGCGCCGTGGAACACGTCGTGCACGCCGTACCCGAGCAGCACGGCGATCGCTCCCGGTTTCACCCACTCCCGCTGGACCACCTCCGTCACGGACAGCCCGGAAGCGCCGATCAGGATGTCCGCTTCCCCGGCGGCTTTCCGGAGGTCGTCCACGATCTCCACCTCGCGACCGTCCACACTGTCCTGAACGGCGCGCAAACCATCGGGATAGGTACCGAAAACCCGCAGCCGCTCCAAGTCCGGAAGCGCGGCGAGCAGCATCGGCAGGGCCATCTGCCCCTGGACGCCGGTGCCGACGACCAGCGCGCTGCGGGCGTCGGGGCACGCCGCGCGGGCGAACAGCGCGCTGGTGGCCGAGGACCGCAACGGCCCGAGTTTCACCACGTCCATCAGCGCGATCGGCGCACCCGTGGTGTCGTCGGCGAGGAAGATGAACGAATGGAACCGGTAGCCGTCCCGACGACGGGCCGGATCGAATTCGTAGACAGCTTTGAAACACACCGTGTCACTCGCGGCATCCCTGGCCACCATCGAATAGCTCAGCGAATGATCATCCGGGTCCTCGATGACGGTTTTCACCGGGCTGTCCGACCCGCGTTCGCGCACTGCGCGGTAGGCCCGCTCGACGACTTCGAGCACCTGCCGGTAATCGAAGTCCAGGCCTTCTTGCTGCGACTGCGGCAACAACCACAATTGTCCAGGCGCGGCGTAGCTCTGCGACATACTTCTCCTTTGTCTTCCAGCGGAGTCAGATCCGGTCCAGTCGCCAGCGCGGCAGCGCGCCGTCGTCGCCGAGCCGGAGAACCGCTTTCATCGGCAACGGGGCGTCGTGGAACCGTGATTCGAGAAAGTCCATGTGGTATCCGGCCGTGTTGAGGTAGACCAGGTGGTCGCCGGGCCGCACGGGCCGGGGGAACCCGATCTTCCGCCAGGTCACCATGTCGTTTTCCAGACAGGTCGAACCCGCGACACAGGCCGGGAAAAGCTCGTCGGCGCTCGGCTGGGCGGAAATCAGCAGGGGATCCGGAAGAAAGTCGGTGTTGAACCACGGTTCGCTGAGGCTGAGGCTGTTTCCCGCCACCGTGACTATCGCGTACCCGTCGGTGCCGCGCCGGTCGTCGACCTGCTGCACGCGGTACATCGTGAATCCGGCCTGGTCCAAAAGGGACCGACCGGGTTCGGCGAGGAAGCGGATGCCGTGGCGGGCTGCCTTCGCCGACAGGCTCTCGTCACCGTCGACAGGATGGTTCATGAGCGTGCGCGCCGCCTGGGCGGGAGTCTGCCCGCCGTACGGGTAGCAGGAAAAACCCTTGTCCGCCTTGGTTCCGTGATAATGGGCGGGTTCGTTCTGCTGGAGGAACTCGTCCCAGAGCCGCGGTTCGACATAGCGCATCGGTAACCCGCCGCCGATGTCGACCAGGTCAGCGGACAACGCGCCACGCCGCCTGGCGCCGAGACAGTGCTCGATCATCTCGTTCGCCGCTGTCGCGCGTTCCTCCGGGGAATAACCGTTCAAGTGAAACGAAAATCCCTGGAAATTCACGTCGTCGGCGAACTCCACGCACAGTCCGACGGCCGCGTCCCGCTCGGCGGCGGCCATCCCGAACCGGCTGCCCGGTTGACTGCCCGCCCGCGCTCGCAGCAGCACCCTGACCCGCCGGTGCGCGAACCGCGCGGTCGCGGCCAGCCTGTGGAGTTCGCTGATCGAATCGACTGCGACCAGGCAGTCGTGCCGGACGGCGAGGGCGTGCAGTGCGTCGTCCTTCTCCGGGCCGGAGACGCCGATCCGGTGTCCCGGCACTCCCCCGGCCAGCGCTTTGACCAGTTCGGCGGAGCTCGCTGCGTCGATTCCGGCACCGAGCGCGGCGGCGGAGGAGACGAAGCAGCCGGCCTTGTTCGCCTTCTTGGCGAACAGGATGTCGACGTCGGCGCCCGTTTCGGCGAACGCCTGGCGGAGGCGGGCGATGTTCTCCTCGAAAACCTCCGGCAGCACCACGTGCAGCGGTGACCCCAGTCCGTCCAGAAGATCGCCCAACAGCGCCCGGTGATCGTCCAGGAGCGTGGCGACGGTGGGATGCCGAAGGGCGGTGAGCGGGAACGGCCGGACCCCGGTGAGCAGGGTCCCTCGTCCTTGTCGCGGCATGAGCACCCTATCCTTATACATGATAATGATAATCGTTTGCAACAACTGGTGTAGACCAAGTGCGCGACCGTTGCCTCAGCCGATCGGACGGGAAGCGACGAAGCTGGTCGTTCCACCGGTCACGAATCGGTTGTCGCGCAAGGGTTTCCGGCGTTCTACCCCGGCGAGTGCGTGACCGCTAGACCGTCTGGGGCTTCGCGGTGAACCCGCGGACGGTCGGCACCAGGCAGGCGGCCGCCGGTACCACGAAGCAGCTCACCGCGCACACGGCCAGCACCGGGGTGGCGCCGAAGGTCTCGATCGCGGGGGCGATCAGGGCGAGGCCCGCCGGTGCCAGGCCGTAGGACAGCAGGAAGTCCAACGACGACACCCTGGCCAGCTTGTCCGGCGCCACCTCGCGCTGCGTCGCGGTGAACCACGGGACGTTGAACAGTTCGACGCCGAGCCCGGCGACCACGTACGCCGCCACGACCACCGCGGGGTGCACCGGCACCAGCAGGCACAGCGGCGCGAACCCGTAGCAGGCGAGGCTCGCGAGCGCGGCCCACCCCTGAGCGCGCGGCCGCCAGCGCGCGATCAGCACCGCGCCGAGCAGCGCGCCGACCGCGTACCCGGTGGTGGCCGCGGCGAGCACCGCCTCGGTGCCGTATCGGTCACGGCTCACCATCGGCAGCACCACCATGCTCGCCGAATATCCGAACGCCAGCATCGAAGTGAGCGCGACCAGGCCAGCGATGAACCACGGGTGCCGACGCGCCTCCCGCACCCCCTCGGCAAGCTCGGCGAAAAATCCGGGCCGGGCGGGCGACACCAGGCCGGGCGCTTTCCCTTGCGGCGGAACCAAAGCAGCGACCAGCCACAGCGCGGCCACGCCGAACAGCAGCACGTGCACCGGCAGGACCGTGCCGAGCAGCGTGGTCAGCCCTGGCGCCACCAGCGTGGTCACCCGGACCGCGAGCGAGATCGCCGCGTTGGCCCGCTGGCGTCGTCCGTCGTCCACCACCTCGGCGGT is part of the Amycolatopsis sp. CA-230715 genome and encodes:
- a CDS encoding ornithine cyclodeaminase, with the protein product MSQSYAAPGQLWLLPQSQQEGLDFDYRQVLEVVERAYRAVRERGSDSPVKTVIEDPDDHSLSYSMVARDAASDTVCFKAVYEFDPARRRDGYRFHSFIFLADDTTGAPIALMDVVKLGPLRSSATSALFARAACPDARSALVVGTGVQGQMALPMLLAALPDLERLRVFGTYPDGLRAVQDSVDGREVEIVDDLRKAAGEADILIGASGLSVTEVVQREWVKPGAIAVLLGYGVHDVFHGADYRIATNTTQMHVTCGKLRAADGSIPPVDAELPDILLGLAPARRDPADVVFAYNSGMAVTDAALGRYIADLALADGRGERVDFW
- the hisC gene encoding histidinol-phosphate transaminase, which translates into the protein MSTTSASLVRREVAGLPAYDPGADPDEVAALSGAARVIKLSNNESPFGASPAVAEAVRRWLADGVSRYPDPTGKRLAEAIGKSLGVPAERVVLGNGSENILELLCQAVLDPGDLVTTQAPGFSLHEIFPRMMGARVEKVPVTAEFGFDAAAWRAALAAGPKLVFLANPCNPTGAMLSVGELKRVVADTPESALLVLDEAYCEFAHPHPEYPDGLAMLRGQDRPWIVLRTFSKAYGLAGIRVGFGIASDAALVQALDRVRTPYNVNQLAQAAAIAALGDHAHLADTVRRTGVELARVADRWRGKGFRVAPSSANFLFIDTGRSADRVAEELHRTGIVVKAWREPGYENFIRASLSTPEDNDVFVRRLAEICAKGTR
- a CDS encoding alanine racemase produces the protein MPRQGRGTLLTGVRPFPLTALRHPTVATLLDDHRALLGDLLDGLGSPLHVVLPEVFEENIARLRQAFAETGADVDILFAKKANKAGCFVSSAAALGAGIDAASSAELVKALAGGVPGHRIGVSGPEKDDALHALAVRHDCLVAVDSISELHRLAATARFAHRRVRVLLRARAGSQPGSRFGMAAAERDAAVGLCVEFADDVNFQGFSFHLNGYSPEERATAANEMIEHCLGARRRGALSADLVDIGGGLPMRYVEPRLWDEFLQQNEPAHYHGTKADKGFSCYPYGGQTPAQAARTLMNHPVDGDESLSAKAARHGIRFLAEPGRSLLDQAGFTMYRVQQVDDRRGTDGYAIVTVAGNSLSLSEPWFNTDFLPDPLLISAQPSADELFPACVAGSTCLENDMVTWRKIGFPRPVRPGDHLVYLNTAGYHMDFLESRFHDAPLPMKAVLRLGDDGALPRWRLDRI